The window CCCTGTGTTACAGCTTTGATAAAAAGGGAGACATCCATTACCTGATCAAGTGGAAGGACCTGCCCTATGACCAGTGCACCTGGGAGATCGATGACATAGACATCCCCTACTATGAGAACCTCAAACTGCTCTATTGGAACCACAGGTGTGAGCCCACAGCCAGgggggctgggcagagccagggcagctcGTGTGGGTGTTTGGGACAAGGGGGACACAGAGGTGCCCCCCTTTTGGACACACTGACACTGCTCGCAGTGGCTTCTCTTCCAAGAGCAGTGGGGCAGCGCTGATGAAGGCTGTCCCTCCTGATGTGCCATTTTGGGGCTGCTGGGCAATCCCACCTGCTCTTTCCCAGCCTGTGCTCCCCTTCCCCTGTGTCTGCACTGCCATGACATTCACGGTCtccatggctgtgctgcctgttcTGGGGGAAAACCACTGTACTCTGAGTTTGCTGTTCTTCATTCTGGAGACTGTTGTGAGGGGAAGAATCAATGCCCTGTGAGTGGCCATGCCAACTGGGCCAGAAGAGCTCCTGTGGGGAGGGGGACAGTGGGGTGTGGGAGGTGTTTCTGTCCCTCAGCTCGGAGCTGAGGGAACAGTGACCCTCCTGCCACCCTGACGTGCGCTGGGTGTCACAGGGAGCTGATGCTGGGGGAGGATGCACGCCCTCTGAAGAAGCTGaacaagaaagggaaaaagctgaaagaggagaagctggaaaagcCTCCAGAGACACCCCTTGTGGATGTGAGTGAGAGTGGTTGGGGCAGTATGGAGGCATGGGAACCTAGAGGGAGGGTGGGCTGTCTGTGCCCTTGTCCTGTGAGGTTGTGCTCCTCTGGTCCTCCTTTGGGGGCTCTGTTTTCATTGACAATTCTGGAGTGGTGTTGCTGTGAGGAGCCTGGGgactgggctgtgccagggaccaCGTGGGTGTCTCCTTTGGAGCTGTTGGATGTTACAAACCTAAAGAGGGGATGTGCTTGCgtgcaggggaaggaggggcaggTGGTTTTCACTGCTCTGTGCCTTGGCTCTTTTCAGCCCACAGTGAAGTTTGACAAGCAGCCGTGGTACATTGATGCCACGGGAGGCACGCTGCACCCTTACCAGCTGGAAGGGCTGAACTGGCTGAGATTCTCCTGGGCACAAGGGACGGATACAATCCTGGCTGATGAGATGGGGCTAGGGAAGACGGTGCAGACTATTGTGTTCTTGTATTCCCTGTACAAGGAGGTGAGTGGAGCGCCCGGCAGTCCCCGAGGCGGCCGCGAGCTGCTGGGTACGGGGAGAACAGCCTGGGCTCTGTCTCCCTGAGCAGGGCCACTCCAAAGGGCCGTACCTAGTCAGTGCCCCCCTCTCCACCATCATCAACTGGGAGCGTGAGTTCGAGATGTGGGCACCCGACTTCTACGTTGTCACCTACACGGGGGACAAGGAGAGCCGGTCGGTCATCCGGGAAAATGAGTTTTCCTTCGAAGACAACGCCATCCGCAGCGGGAAGAAGGTGTTCCGGATGAAGGTGGGGGTTGAATTTGTGCCTGTCCTGTGGCTTTACCTGTCAGTgagaaggggagaggagaatTTGACCTGGAGAGGGGAGGCTGGTTCAATCCCTCATCAGCCACTGAGGGAAGCTGGCACTGTTTACAAACGCAGGAGATTTGTGATGAGCTTTACAGGTTTCTGCCAgagcttttctgcttctgtagTCTCCTGCTTGGTTCTTGTGTTTGGGTGTTTCGCTGGCACGACTCAGCCCTGCTGCGGGTTCTGTGCCAGGCAGTGCAGCCCTTCTCATCTTGGATCACATGCAGCAGCAACAAAGATGGAGGCTGTCCTGTTTTCTGCTCTCTTATCCcagcttttctctccctctgctcctccagaaGGAAGCCCAGATCAAGTTCCATGTCCTGCTCACGTCCTACGAGCTGATCACCATTGACCAGGCGGTGCTGGGCTCCATAGAGTGGGCCTGTCTGGTGGTGGATGAAGCACACAGGCTGAAGAACAACCAGTCCAAAGTAGGTGGCAGGCATTTgtgagtgttttttttttttttttcctctctttaacATCCTCTGGCACTAAAAGCCCTTCAGCAGTGGGAGAGGCAGCTGCCTGGCAGTCCTTGGATAGGCTGTCATGAAAGGCCATTGATCCCTCTCTGTCCTCTCCCCTTCATCTGAGGCTCAGTGCAGTCTCCATCTCCTGGGACGTTCACTGTCCCTGGTGCAGGAGGAGACAAGTGGTGCGACCCAAGGACACGCAGGATTGCTGCCTGTGCCCAGTGGGAatggctgggagcaggacatgctgccaccctgctctgcctgcccagTGTGGGGGCCACTGCTCAGTCTCCACAGTGACACATTGGTTCCTTGCAGCCCTTGTCACCCAAacttatttcttttccagttctttAGAGTACTGAACAGCTACAAGATCGATTACAAGCTGCTTCTCACAGGGACTCCGCTCCAGAACAACTTGGAAGAGCTCTTCCACCTGCTCAATTTCTTGACTCCAGAGAGGTTTAAGTAAGTTGCACTTGCTCGGGCCGTCGGGGTGGCTCCTCGCTCTGGCTTTGGTGCAGGCACACGAGTGTTATCTCCTCATGTGTCTCGAGAGCTCTGCCCTGGTTTTTAAGTCATAAAGCAGCAGATCCCTTCGCTTGCAAATGCCCTTGTTGCTCAGCGCTGTGGGGGTCTGGCTGCTTCCACAGCAACCTGGAGGGGTTCCTGGAGGAGTTTGCAGACATCTCCAAGGAGGACCAGATCAAAAAGCTCCATGACCTGCTGGGTCCCCACATGCTGCGGCGGCTCAAGGCCGATGTGTTCAAGAACATGCCGGCCAAGACAGAGCTGATTGTGCGAGTGGAGCTGAGCCAGATGCAGAAGTGAGTGACTCCAGTGCATTCCCCAGGGGTGTCTGGCTTCCCCCAATGTGGTGAGGAGGTGTCAGTGGGGATTGAGGGGTCAGAGGCACCCCGCTGGCCTGGGGcgtgctgcaggaggagttggGAGTACTTTGTGTCTCGCCCAGGGGTGTGTTCCATGTGGCTGAACTGGGCTCTGCTGGTTCTGGGGGCATGGGAGCCTGGCAGTGTGGCTCTGCTGGTTCTGGGGGCATGGAGAAAACACTGAGGCTGAATCCCCTTCTCCCATTCCTGGCCCTAGGACAtggcctgtgctgctggtgtgCCTGGGTCAGCCTGGAGCgttgctgctgctccagctctggttCTGCTGGGCTGACCTGTTCAGGTTCAGTGGCATCTCTTGCAGCTCAGGGCACCTGCAGGGAGGGTCTGTCGCTTCTTCCCTGCCTGGTGGGCAGGAGGGCTTGGCTGGCACCCAGCAGAGAGGGGTGGTGGAGGTGCTGTGCCCCCCAATCCATCccactgccagggctgtgaTCCCCCCAGAGCAACTGGAAAGACCCAGCCCTAGGTGCTGAATGGCTTTTAAAATCCTCCAGACGTCCATTTTGCATCTCCAGTGAGACTCGGGGGGGTTTAATTCAGCGCCCCCCTGTTTGTGCCAGTCCCACACCTGCCCCAGCCAACACGGTGTCTGTCCCATCCCCCCTCCTGCAGGAAGTACTACAAATTCATACTGACGAGGAACTTCGAAGCCCTGAATTCCAAAGGTGGTGGGAACCAGGTCTCGCTGCTCAACATCATGATGGACCTGAAGAAGTGCTGCAATCACCCGTACCTGTTCCCTGTGGCAGCCGTGGTACGTCTCCTGCCTTTGCACCCTTGGGCACGTCTCACAGTGCTGGGTGGCAGCTGCTTCCATCACCCTGCTGTGGTTAACGCTGTGGGTTTCCACACGAGTGGTTTCATGCAAggagtttgttttttgttctggAAATGCGAGTGAAGTTCTCCACGAGGTTAATGTGAGTTGTCCTTGTGGGCATTGACCATGCTGCCTTCACAGGAGGCCCCGGTGCTGCCCAATGGATCTTACGATGGGAATTCTTTGGTCAAATCTTCTGGGAAACTGATGCTGCTCCAAAAGATGCTGAAGAAGTTACGGGATGGGGGTCACAGAGTTCTGATCTTCTCGCAGgtgagagcagggagggataataataaacaaacttttaaaggaatttttaaaaattacatgcGGGGAAATTTGTGCTTGGAACAGACACAAATAGGTGGAATAGCTGGTGACAGCTTCTCCCCCAGGCAGCCATGGCAGTCATGGTGGgagggctgtgtcccagctcgCTCCTGAGGGAGCGCCTGTCATGTCTAAGAGCTCTGTTAGGATAGAAAGGAGACAGCAGCCACGAGGCTCCTCTTTGGGGAGGGGCAGTCAGACACAATTCCTTCCTGCTGGCAGAGTTGCCTGTAGAAGATGAGATGCAAGTGTTgctcctctggcagctgctggctgtgcttgCTTTGCCGACcatgctgtgctgccagcaccGAGGCTCTGGGCTGCGGGCAGGGAccgtgctggggcagggcaggtcCCCAGGGGAGGCAGGGGTGTTTGACCATGCAGACCCTCTCATGCCAGGGTTGCCTTGCCCTGTAGATGACAAAGATGCTGGATTTGCTGGAGGATTTCCTGGAGTATGAAGGCTACAAGTACGAGCGGATCGACGGGGGCATCACCGGCGGCCTGCGCCAGGAGGCCATCGACAGGTTCAATGGTACTCGCTcaccttcctgccctgctgagggGTGCCCATGGGGGGGATGGCAGGgggtggccagcagcaggtcaTCTGCCAGTGCCCCGAGCTCGTGCCACACTCGCAGTTCTGGCTTCCCGTGGCTGCTCCTACCACACTGTTGAGCCCTTGAGTTGGTTCCCACAAGGAACCCTGAGTGTGCCAGCAGCTGTTCAGCTGGAGgggctcctgcctttccctccaAGACCTCAGCAGATTACAGAGCTTCCCCTTTGCTCTGGAGCTAGGTTCTGCACTACCTGGTTCCCCGGGAGCGATGTGTTTTCACTCCTTGCCACCCCTGCCTCTTGCTTGTCAGCTTTGGAAGCCATTCTGTCCCTCCAAAAtggtgctgctcctctctgtgaGCTGTGCTTCTTTCTGCCTCACCTGTTCCCACCTCTGGGTTTGTCGTTTTCAGCTCCTGGGGCTCAGCAGttctgcttcctcctctccacCCGTGCCGGTGGTCTGGGCATAAACCTTGCTACAGCCGACACTGTCATTATTTATGATTCTGACTGGAATCCCCACAATGACATCCAGGTTTCTgactttcccttttccttcctgtataGTAAGTACCTCTCTGGCTCTGCCCTCTCTTTGAACACCCTCACTGGCTTTTTAGTATCTTCTCTTGAGAGTTGCTGACACTTTCTTGTGAGCGTTTCTGCTCAGGAGTCCCCTTCCCACACCCTCTGGCCTCATCCCGGCCTCTCTGCAGTCTAGGAGAGACCTGACACCTAAAATTGGCTCTCCCCTGCAACATTCTCACTTCTTCCTCATACTTGTCCTCAGCTGGGTGCCTCTCATGGAGCTTGGAGGGTGAGGAGCACGGCCCTCCTGTCCAGCTGGCGCCGTGCCACCCTTGCCAGCTCCGTCTTCTGCCTGCAGGCGTTCAGCAGAGCTCACCGCATCGGGCAGAACAAGAAGGTGATGATTTACCGCTTCGTGACCAGGGCCTCTGTGGAGGAGCGCATCACCCAGGTGGCCAAAAGGAAGATGATGCTCACCCACCTGGTGGTCCGCCCGGGGCTTGGCTCCAAGTCGGGCTCCATGACCAAGCAAGAGCTGGATGACATCCTGAAGTTTGGGACAGAAGAACTCTTCAAGGATGATGTGGAGGGTGAGGTGGGAGTGCTCTGTGCGAGGCAGGGCCCTCTCTGAGCGGATGGGACTCACTCTTctctccctgtgccacaggCATGGTGTCTCAGGGACAGCGGATTGCCATGGCGGATGCCGTTACCCCTTTCTCGGACACACTGTCAACAAAAGGGGGTGCAGCAACCCCTGGCATGAAAAAAAAGCATGGTGGCACCCCTCCAGGTGTGTAACCCCTCTTAGTGTCCCTTTGCCTGGCTCAGGAGCGGACTGTCCAGCACCCTGATCAGCGCTGCTGTTGCCCTCGCTGTGCTCTCCAGGTGACAATAAGGATGTCGATGACAGCAGTGTGATCCACTACGATGACGCTGCCATCTCGAAGCTTTTGGACCGAAACCAGGATGCGACTGACGACACGGAGCTGCAGAACATGAATGAGTATCTCAGCTCCTTTAAAGTGGCTCAGTATGTTGTGAGAGAAGAGGACGGTGTGGTAATGTGATCAGTATCTTACAACTGCCCCTTTGTAcatccctccctgtgccctctgctccctctcctgtccctgccagtgctccctgctctctctctctgggacTGCTCGAGCCCCTTGtctctggctctgcaggaggaggTGGAACGGGAGATCATCAAGCAGGAGGAGAACGTGGACCCTGACTactgggagaagctgctgcgGCACCACtatgagcagcagcaggaagatcTGGCCAGGAAcctggggaaagggaagagaatcCGCAAGCAGGTCAACTACAATGACACCTCTCAGGAGGACCAAGGTACGGCCACAGGTGCTCAGCTCCTGGCCAGGCTCACGGGACAGACAGAGCTGTCACTTGGAGTCTCTCGGCAGCTGGTAGATTGCCTGGATCTGTACTCCTCAGATTCCTAAACTTGGCAGTGTAGAGATTTTcgaagattattttctttttgtttattggTCTGTAAACTCTTGCTTTGCTGGAAGAATCTAGGAAAGACATGTCCGTgggcaaaatatttcaaattgtgGTTTTGGTGCTTAACAGAATGCTAATTCTGTAAAACCTGAGGACATGGTTTGCTGTTGCTGTGTCCCCCTCTCTTGCTGCCTGGCAGTGAATGCCTGTCATGCCCTCAGTCAGGCTCTGACCTGTCCAGCACATCCCTCCCCGCAGGGTCTTCTAACCTGGCCCCCACTGTGTTCTGCAGAGTGGCAGGACGAGCTCTCTGACAACCAGTCAGAGTATTCCATCGGCtctgaggatgaggatgaagacTTTGAAGAGAGGCCAGAAGGCCAGAGTGAGTTGATGTGTTTGATACTCCCTGGGATTTGGAAGCATCAGGAACGTCCGGGTTGGAGGGAATGGGGTGCCCAAGGCTTCTGTTCAGGGGACAGTGTCCCTGCTTTATGCCAGGTGAGGAGCTTTCCAGGGTAGGGAAGGCAGCCAGATTCTTCCTTGGCCTCTGTAGGACTGTGGTCTGGTCCACCATAAGGACCAGGCATGGTCCCCCCTTGCgtgggaagggcagaggagtGTCCTGGCCCGGGGAGTGGTGGCTGGAAGGGGCCCTGCAGTCTGGGCAGATGCTCTGGTCGGTTCTGCTCCTGtcaggagggagggcaggaggccTGGGGCACATGAGTTGTCTTCCCTTGCTCCCTGGCCCATCCATCACTGAGGCTCCTTGGCTCTAGGTGGCAGAAGACAATCCCGGAGACAGCTGAAGACTGACAGAGACAAACCTCTCCCTCCTTTGCTGGCAAGAGTTGGGGGGAACATCGAGGTGAGCCTCAGCCTCAGCCAgagcatggccagtgctgttGTGCCTGGGCTGCCTGCGGACTGGAACCCTCTGTGCTGAATCACTGGGATGTTAATCCTGGTCCAGCAAtgcctgtcacagctgtgaggcTCCAGGATGCCACGTGCTGCTGAGGCCACTCTGTGATCCCAGCGATGCCTTCGCTTCCCGCAGGTTCTGGGCTTCAACGCCCGGCAGCGCAAGGCGTTCCTGAATGCCATCATGCGCTGGGGAATGCCACCCCAGGATGCCTTCAACTCCCACTGGCTGGTCCGGGATCTGCGAGGGAAGAGCGAGAAGGAGTTCAGGTAGGGAGGTCTTGGCGGGCAGGCAAGGTTGGGAGCCTGCACCCCTTCGCTGTGGGCTCTTTTTGGGGAGACAGTGTCTGTTTCATTGAGGTGGCGTCTCTTGTTCCCTTCCTGGGTGTGAGACGTGGGGGACGGGGGATCGTGTGCGTGCTGGGTTGGGCAGGGAGGCCACGGGCCAGGGCTGAAGTCTGGCTTACCTGGCAGGGCGTACGTGTCTCTCTTCATGAGACACTTGTGTGAGCCCGGGGCGGACGGTGCTGAAACCTTTGCGGACGGCGTTCCCCGGGAAGGGCTGTCACGCCAGCACGTGCTGACTCGCATCGGGGTCATGTCACTAGTAAGGAAGAAGGTGAGTGAGTAAAATTATGAATGGGCCTTCTCAGGAATGTTCTGGAGACTTTTCCTGATGGGGTGGGTGCAGCAGTCCCACCATTTGGTCACTCTGTGGATGAGGAGCCTGGACGTGCCAGCTCCGTGCCACCAGCTGGGAATGTCCCTGTTTGACCTGATCACGTGTGTCTGTCCCAGGTCCAGGAGTTCGAGCATGTCAATGGGAAGTACAGCACCCCAGACCTGGTTCTTGAGGGCCCAGAGAGCAAGAGATCCAGTGAGGTTGTGTCTTCAGATCCCAACACACCTGTCCCAGCCAgtccagcacacacacacacggcaCCAGGGCCTCTTGCAGGTATCCAGGGGGTTGTAGCTGGGGTCTGGCTTGGGAGGGAGGTGGGCCGAGACACCAGGAGGTTTTCAGGTGCTTGACCCATTGGGCCCTGCTCAACAGCTTCCTGGCTTTGCTCTTCCTACAGACAAAATAGAAGCACAACTGGGTTTCCATGAGGAAAAGGACCCCGTGGAGCAGAAGCCCAGGAAGGTGTCTGACAGCCAGGTGAGGTGGCTTTGTTCAGCATCTCCTCCAGGAAGtttcccctgctctgcctgggaaCTTGAGGTACTCCCTAGGGAAGGGAGGGCTGGGCTGATCTGAAATGGGTGCTTGGCATTTAGGTGCCTGCAAGTGCCGAGGTGGAGAGCGAAGAGCACCCAGAAAGCTGTGACAACAAGGAGAGGCCAAGGGAAGAGAAGCAAGAGGATTGTGAAAAGGCTGAGCCTTCTTCTGAGCCCTTGGTCAAAGGTGAGGCTGTGTATCTTCTCGGTGTCACTATGGGAAACCTGAATGTTGCAAAGTCCTGcagaaattcctgaaaaaaaaagttgtaaatTGCACGAAATGGTTGTTTTGGGGGGCACtttttcctccagatgtctCAAGCAAGAGGGAAAGCTCGATACATTTATTtgataaaaagcagaagaatgtTCTGGTTGAAGTTCTTTGAGCATCTTGAGCGTACAAACAATACAGTTACTTTACCCTAAAAGGGAAAGTCTGTCTGGATAAGTAGGTTGTTCCCTGCAGAGCATTTTCCATGTCAAGCATTTCTTGTTCCCTCCTGCAGATGAGGGGATTCAAGAGCAAGAGAAGCCTTTGGAGAAGGCGGAGttgagcagcagcccagggaagggggaggagaaagaagtCAAACCAGGTGAGGCATAAGGCATGGAGAGAGAGGAGTGGGAAGAGTTCCCAGAGTGAGGCTAGTGCCTGGCACAGTGACAGAGTGTGCCCACAGGGTGGTGGCAAAGATGCcatcagcaccagcaccactgGTGCTCAGGAGGCACGAGTGGGAACAAGACCCTGTTGGGGTGGGCACTGTGTGCTAACAGTGGGCCCTGCTGGGAGGGGTTGGTGGCTTTTGCAGCAGTGTCTGGCTATTTgtggggcaggggtggcaccagTGGGCCTAGTGGTGGAGCACAATTCGGTCAATTCCTGGTGTTTGCCAAGCAGAGGAtggcaaggaggaggagaaggagccgAGTGATGCCCAGCAAAACGCTgacaaagaggaagaggaggaaggaaagaaggatgaCAAAAACATGAACTTCAGATTCATGTTCAACATCGCTGACGGTGGCTTCACAGGTAAGAGTGAGAGACGAGGTGTTGGcctctcctgcagagctgctgcagaggctctgaACCTGTTCAAGGGGTGTGACCCTTGTCACGGGCCATGGATGGGCTGGTGAGCAGCAGACCCGGGTCTGCGCTGTGCCTGTGGTCCTGGGAGGTTCCATCGCCCTCCCTGcccatgtgctgtgtgttgATCTGCAGTCCAGCTGCGTGACCAGCCTGCCTcccttctgcttctgcttccaCAGAGCTGCACACGCTGTGGCAGAATGAGGAGAGGGCTGCCATGTCCTCTGGCAAGATCTACGACATCTGGCACCGCCGACACGACTACTGGCTGTTGGCAGGAATCGTCACGTACCCTTtggcctggcagagcaggaggcagcgAGGCCAGAGAGGCCTCTCTGGGGgtgtgggagctgggctggcgCCACAGAGATGAGCAGGGAGAGGGTTTAGGGCCACGGGGTCGCTGTGGGGTGGTGGGCAGGCTGTTGGCTGGCTGGTTCTGCCCTTGACACTTGCCCACACCAGTCATGGCTATGCCCGCTGGCAGGACATCCAGAATGACCCACGCTACGTGATTCTGAACGAGCCCTTCAAGTCAGAGGTACACAAGGGGAACTACCTCGAGATGAAGAACAAGTTCCTTGCCCGGCGGTTTAAGGCAAGTGGCAGGTCCAGGGCTGGTGAGTCCTTACTGGTGAGAGGACCAGAGCGGCACCCTGAAATCTGGGGGgattttccagcattttctgtGAGTGAAGCGGAGAGTGGACTTTGCGAGGGGCTCTGTGGTTTATTGGTTTATAATGGGGTGGGGTCTGCTCCTGAATCCTTCCCCTCCTGCACCTGCCAGTTGCTGGAGCAGGCCCTGGTGATCGAGGAGCAGCTGCGGAGGGCAGCGTACCTCAACATGACCCAAGACCCCAGTCACCCGGCCATGGCACTGAACGCACGGCTGGCAGAAGTGGAGTGCCTTGCCGAGAGCCACCAGCACCTCTCCAAAGAGTCCCTGGCTGGGAACAAGCCTGCCAACGCTGTCCTGCACAAGGGTGagtgcctgcagggctgggggagtcTGCTCTGAGGCTGGGAGGGGTTCCCCACCCTCACCTGGGGAGCCAAGTCAGGACGTGTCCCCATCTTGTGTTTtctcagccaggagctgcctgctcctctcAGCTTGCTGGGTCTGGCAGGCACCCCCCCAAACAcctcctgctttgctttgcagtgCTGAACCAGcttgaggagctgctgagtgaCATGAAGGCTGATGTGACACGCTTGCCCTCCATGCTGTCCCGCATCCCGCCCGTGGCTGCCCGGCTGCAGATGTCAGAGCGGAGCATCCTCAGCCGCCTGGCCACCCGTGGAGGGGATCCAGCTGCCCAGGTCTGTGGGGACGGGCACAGAGCCCTGACTGTGACAGTCATGGTCAGGTCAGGGCTGCAGGCCCAtgtcttttctccctccttgcATCCCCAGGGCTCCTTTGGCTCTGCCCAGATCTTCAACAACAACTTTGGGCCAAATTTCCGTGGTCCTGGGCCAGGTGGGATTGTCAATTACAGCCAGATGCCTCTGGGACCCTACGTGACTGGTAGGTTGGGGTTTTGCTCTTGAGCAGAGAAATGAAGAGGGTGGATTTGGGTGGTCCAGGAGTGCTGCCAAAGGACAGTAGTGAGCAAGGTGTTTCCTCTGTCACCACAGATATTTAGCAGTTCCCATGattttcccctgcagctcccactccTAGCTGAGGTAAGGCTGTGCTTCCCGCTCTCTGTGCTCCATTTTCTGAGAAACAtgaaggggtggggggggttaAATGGAGGCTCCATTTTGGGCTGCCCCTCAGTGCCAGTATCTGGCTGCAGCCTCTGACTCGAGCATCCACAGTGGAGGTTGGAGCAGatccttcctgcagcccctcccagATGGGGTTGGCATGTGGGGAGGGTCTGGATTTGGTTGATGGGAAGCCCTCCCCTCTtcttccagcagccctgggggacAGTCCCCTGGCCACAAGCCGCTGTCGCCAGAGGTCGGCGGGGAAATTGTGCCAGCGTTACCCGCGTGGAAGACGAGCTGCCGCCGGCGCTGCCGCGCTGTCCCACTCCCGCTTCAAGTGTGCTTTGCCTGCTGCGGCCCCCGTGGgagcggcggggctgggggttTGTGTCCGTGTACATTTTTTGCACTTTCTTATTGAAGACTTGAAGAGTTTGTCTGGGCAAAGTGGGccgaggggaggggagggagggctggagtTGCGGTGTTTGTCCAGTTGTGTTGGCAGGTGTGGGGGTGAGTGGAGGCCAGTGGTGCCATGTCCCAAGCCGGCTGTGCTCCCCAGCTTCCCCCTAAGGGCTCTCTCTTCGTCCTTGTGGTGTTTGAGCAAGCCCACGCCTGCTGCCGCCCTGCTGGaatccctggcactgctgtggtgTGGCTGGGGGTCCACATGTGCTGGGCTTGGGGCAGGCAGATGGAAGGGATGTGggtgggacagaggggacagctggAACTGGGATGGGGATACCTCGAGCGTGGTGACACCGGCAGCCGTAAGCAACGCCCCTGCATCCGCTTCGTGCTCTGTGTGTCCCGGtttctgttctgtgttttaATAAATCCTTTGGGAAGGACGCAGTGGAGTCTGGCAGGGGAATGGATGGTGGGCTGGCCTGGGGAGGGCCCTGGCCATGGTCTTGGTACCCCTGTTGTCCTGCACATGTTCACACACAAAGAAACAGACACAGACCACTATACACACAGGCATGTACAGACGTGTGCACGTGgagacacagggacatggacagACGAACACAGACATGAGAATGTTGTGTGTATCTACACAGATACTGTAATCTCTGCATGAGTGCACATGTACATATGCCTACATCACCCCCAGTCGTGTACCTCTTCATAAACAGCATGTGTAGATCTGTGTACACACACGTAGATATACACAGAACTGTTAGGTTTTAGATctgtatgtgtgcatatataaaTCAGCTATACTGATTTATTTAGGTACTGCTATGGGGGTGTGTAATACACACCTGTATATTATACATGTCTACA is drawn from Hirundo rustica isolate bHirRus1 chromosome 22, bHirRus1.pri.v3, whole genome shotgun sequence and contains these coding sequences:
- the CHD5 gene encoding chromodomain-helicase-DNA-binding protein 5 isoform X2; amino-acid sequence: MRGPAAPRELLDDADNEEDVSEEDDGVLEGLDEFFAEDQVVVQKKKKFKKLKDGKAAKIKRRKKEGSNDEMSENEEEIEEKSESEGSDYSPNKKKKKKLKDKKEKKPKRKKKDEEEDDNEDGGLKEPKSSAQLMEEWGLDDVDYVFSEEDYHTLTNYKAFSQFLRPLIAKKNPKIPMSKMMTVLGAKWREFSANNPFKGSSAAAAAAAVAAAVETVTISPALPASPQHPALPTVVRKAKTKEGKGPGVRKKIKGSKDGKRKGKGKKMGGLKFRFGGIPSKRKKGSSSEEEEREESDFDSASINSSSMRSECSAGLGKRGKKRKKKKRIEEGDGYETDHQDYCEVCQQGGEIILCDTCPRAYHLVCLDPELEKAPEGKWSCPHCEKEGIQWEPKEEEEEEEDGGEEEEDDHMEFCRVCKDGGELLCCDTCPSSYHLHCLNPPLPEIPNGEWLCPRCTCPPLKGKVQRILHWAWKEPPAAALPAPLPAADPELALPPPKVLEGIPEREFFVKWAGLSYWHCSWVKELQLELYHTVMYRNYQRKNDMDEPPAFDYGSGDEDSQREKRKNKDPQYAKMEERFYRYGIKPEWMMIHRILNHSFDKKGDIHYLIKWKDLPYDQCTWEIDDIDIPYYENLKLLYWNHRELMLGEDARPLKKLNKKGKKLKEEKLEKPPETPLVDPTVKFDKQPWYIDATGGTLHPYQLEGLNWLRFSWAQGTDTILADEMGLGKTVQTIVFLYSLYKEGHSKGPYLVSAPLSTIINWEREFEMWAPDFYVVTYTGDKESRSVIRENEFSFEDNAIRSGKKVFRMKKEAQIKFHVLLTSYELITIDQAVLGSIEWACLVVDEAHRLKNNQSKFFRVLNSYKIDYKLLLTGTPLQNNLEELFHLLNFLTPERFNNLEGFLEEFADISKEDQIKKLHDLLGPHMLRRLKADVFKNMPAKTELIVRVELSQMQKKYYKFILTRNFEALNSKGGGNQVSLLNIMMDLKKCCNHPYLFPVAAVEAPVLPNGSYDGNSLVKSSGKLMLLQKMLKKLRDGGHRVLIFSQMTKMLDLLEDFLEYEGYKYERIDGGITGGLRQEAIDRFNAPGAQQFCFLLSTRAGGLGINLATADTVIIYDSDWNPHNDIQAFSRAHRIGQNKKVMIYRFVTRASVEERITQVAKRKMMLTHLVVRPGLGSKSGSMTKQELDDILKFGTEELFKDDVEGMVSQGQRIAMADAVTPFSDTLSTKGGAATPGMKKKHGGTPPGDNKDVDDSSVIHYDDAAISKLLDRNQDATDDTELQNMNEYLSSFKVAQYVVREEDGVEEVEREIIKQEENVDPDYWEKLLRHHYEQQQEDLARNLGKGKRIRKQVNYNDTSQEDQEWQDELSDNQSEYSIGSEDEDEDFEERPEGQSGRRQSRRQLKTDRDKPLPPLLARVGGNIEVLGFNARQRKAFLNAIMRWGMPPQDAFNSHWLVRDLRGKSEKEFRAYVSLFMRHLCEPGADGAETFADGVPREGLSRQHVLTRIGVMSLVRKKVQEFEHVNGKYSTPDLVLEGPESKRSSEVVSSDPNTPVPASPAHTHTAPGPLADKIEAQLGFHEEKDPVEQKPRKVSDSQVPASAEVESEEHPESCDNKERPREEKQEDCEKAEPSSEPLVKDEGIQEQEKPLEKAELSSSPGKGEEKEVKPEDGKEEEKEPSDAQQNADKEEEEEGKKDDKNMNFRFMFNIADGGFTELHTLWQNEERAAMSSGKIYDIWHRRHDYWLLAGIVTHGYARWQDIQNDPRYVILNEPFKSEVHKGNYLEMKNKFLARRFKLLEQALVIEEQLRRAAYLNMTQDPSHPAMALNARLAEVECLAESHQHLSKESLAGNKPANAVLHKVLNQLEELLSDMKADVTRLPSMLSRIPPVAARLQMSERSILSRLATRGGDPAAQGSFGSAQIFNNNFGPNFRGPGPGGIVNYSQMPLGPYVTDI